DNA sequence from the Ischnura elegans chromosome 8, ioIscEleg1.1, whole genome shotgun sequence genome:
CAGTTAGCAACATAAGAACTCCCTTAAGGACCTGAAAATCCAGGGACTGAAATTCACACCTTTCAAAATCTTGAACATTCTATATTCCATAGATAAATCCAAAATCATAATTCCTCAAAACTTTATCCAAGTATCACAATTGAAAGGATATAAAAAATTGCGAACAGCTTTCCTCGTTATTAATCTTTGCTGAGTTTAAACTATCATTTCTATTCGCAAAATAAGAAATTGAGGGCAATGTACAccatttgagaataaaattgcaATATCACCAGGTTAGATgatgaatcaaaatgaaaaataaaagcggTCAAAATACTAACCCCACATGGTCAATTGCGAGCGCAATAAATAATTTGGCTCAACTGAAGGAAGCAACAAgtacttgaaataatatttcaaaactgaaaaaaaataatcattaattttgacATTCACAACCTCCTTACGCCCTTTCGTCCTCGGCCCCAAGGAAAATATCTCACCTTTCGCGACGTTTTCTCAGTTTTTCCTGACACAGCAGCAGTTTCATTGCTAGTCTTTTCCTGACTACCGACATGCCTTTCAAGTGCTGAAACAGCGATTTCTTTTCCCTTCTCGTTTTCCTCACGTCGAGTGTCATCCACCTTTCGAGGAGACAAATTCCCCATCTTCTCAAACACGACATGTTTCTTTTTTGGAGACAAGTACAGAGGCGGTTCTACAATAGAAGCTTCTTGCTTTGGCTGAAAAGCAAAATACTCTGGTAGAAAACATGGGCTCCTGAACCATACACAGTCTtatcaaagaggaaaaataagaacCACAAGCAGGCATTTCATTTCCACAGTTAATGAAACCAAACTTGACCGTTGTCAGGAATCTATGACGAAGTGTTAAGgattattttaaaaaagcatttactCACCAACGTTTGATTGTTTTCAACGTTTTGCGATCCTTCAGATGACTCTTGCGGCGTCTGAACACTTTCCTTCGGCTGGATTTCGGCTACCTGAACGACTCTTTCGCTGACGCTGAAAAACAAACTGCTAATAGACGCTTGACCTTTGTCCTCGCATGATTTGATAGCCTTTTTCCCTTTTAGGGCCTCTTTTTTAACTTTAGCCTTCTTCACAGATGTCGACCTTTTAACAGCTTGAGAATTACTATTATTTACCCTAGGAGGTGCCTTCTGAGAAGTGTTGTTTACATCTTTCAAGTCAGCATCTTTAGCTTTTCTCAGAAGTAACAAAGATTCATTGATAATATCTTGCTTGCCTGAACTTTCGGTGATGCACTCATCAATAATCCTAACCTTGGAATGTTTTTTTATCTCCTCCACAGAACTCCTCTTCCTAACGCTGTAGAAGCCAGTCAAAGTGGATTGCACAGACATTTTACCGTCGATCAGACGTGAATTACTATTGAGTAGCTGGCTTTACAAAGCTTATCATCAAAATAAGGAATTAAGAATTGCGGTACCGATTCCAAAGACAATTTCCTCAACTTCAGAACTTGAATTTAACACAATAGCAATTCTCCACAGCCACCACAGCTGACAACATAGCACAGCTTGATCCGTGAGGTTCGGGACGACCAGTTTCACCAGTTGGGCGGGAAATTGAGTGCGAATGCAGAGACATCTGTGTTTCTTTCTGCTTAACCAGCGGAGTTCGGGGCGGCCGGCGCGGCTCAGCGCGGCAGGTGAGGGAGTCCAGGGAGTCGGGAGTGCGGGGAAGGGTAGTGGATAGTGGTTGATAGTGGTGGATAGGGCCAGATAGGGCAGGGTAGGGTATGGAGGGGTGAAGGTGGTCGTTTGGGAATAATTATCTTCGGCTATCTTTATGTTTTCGTGGGGTGGATGAAGTTGAGAATGAAAGAATTATTAACCTCTGGCCAGTAAATGTGAgtaaagattttgaaatttagTCTTGAGGTTCTCAGTTTTAGGATGCGTGTGTAtgcaaatcatttgaaaaaataatcgggtgttttcccggcgtaggtgttggatgaaaagttctcgggctttccaccgggtaataaaatccttctccgcagacgtttcgatgtccagcaggggcatcgaaacgtctgcggagaaggattttattacccggtggaaagaaagcccgagaacttttcatccaaatcATTTGGCTGAAGCAAGCACCTTTGATTTCGTGATGTATCGGAGAGGAATTTCATGTTATGTAATGCTTGTTCGTTTAGCAAAAGAGCAGCCCTACTGTCAAACGTATACTCGATTACACGCTATATATACGTGACTCAAAATCACGAATAGCTGAATCACCTAGATTTAATACTCCTAATCGAacttatataaaattatcattgcaCTCACACCTTTCATGATTCTGGGAGGTTTGATGAAGATTATAGCTTTTGTAAATCTCCCAGTGGAAGTTGAAGGTAGTTTGTCCCATTGCTCTTATGAAGCAGTCATGGAAGAGACCGACAGCTTTTTCGTCCAAAGTATGGCTGAAATTCCTCGTTATCCATCTTTATATCCGCCCCTAAGATCCTCAAAGGTCCACCCATACTTCCACCGTTTTTACCATGGTTCTCAGTTCTCACTTATCTTTACTGTGCTAGGCAAGCGGCATCATTGTTTTTTAGTTGCCGTAGGTGATATTACCAAAACGCACGGTCTTAGCGGAAATACACAAATGTTTACAAAATGACTGGGCAGTCTGAATAATATGGTAATCCTGTTCCTTGACTTAACCAACTACACCTTAAAAATAATTCCTACGTTTATTTATGCTCGGGCATTTGTTGTGGTTATCCTGTTGCGCATAAAACTTTGTTGAACAATTATTTCTGTTGCCCATTCATGTGTTTTTGCCGTCTATATAATATGCTTTTCGCTGATTCCGAGTGACCTAACAACTTGATGCTTAATTTTGGAATTACTTAAATCTTTGTTATTGCCATGTTGTCAGCCGCCTATATTTTTGTGAATGTCTTTTCATGTCTTATTCCTCTCCACCTCGGActgtattaaatttcaattttcaaacttAAGAGTTCTTTCGCTCCCTGTATGTTGTCCTTCAATGtaacaattaataaaataatgttatttgaatttcaaactgTACAAAATTATGGTATACCGACAACTAATCCTAGACACTGGTCATATAAAGGTGAAGGAGAGGGGCTCGGCTAAAGAACCTGAATTCAGTGtttatattttcaactttttcgaTACATTTCTCTCAGAAACTCTAGACCCCATGAAAAGTCAACCCAGGAGATTCCACAGCAGTTGCCATCTAACTCTGTTCATGATTTATTGCTAAACTAACCGAAAATTTCTTCTACCATCATGCACTGTTTTTTGCTGGTTTAAGAGACTAGAAATAAAAACTCAGTACTCCTTGAAATAGATATATTTGGGGGTCTCTCTCTACTTGCCATTTAGTAACTACTCCCATGTATTATCCTGGTGTGCATTTTCCAACTCTGAACAATACCTAGTGCATATTTCATCCCAGTAAAATATTGACTTGGAATCTTTACTAAATTAGCTGATGTTTGAGTTGCAGTGAAAATAGTCTTCCAAGGCTTTATTACTTCCTTGTGCTTATCTTCATGACTGGACAGGAAAACACTCTTTAAAACAGTCAGGCTTAACAGAGGATCCAGAAAAGTTTTGAGTTGGAGGTAACTTTCCGAGAAGCACTGGAAATGTGTAATGTGATTCGGAATGAAATGAAAGGGTCTTAGGTCACTTTGTtggcaaattttgtttttttttccttttgctcaTTCCAAAAGTGAGGGCCTCTCTTTGGTAATATATTCAACTCATTACTAATATTATAGACACTTACTACAATTAACTCGATCACTTATACAGCCCATCTACAAGATAACTTGAACTCCCTCGACATCTGGTTGGGAAACGAGTAGCGGATTCAGGAGGGGTCACGATCCCTccccaaaatttttattagttcaatagtttttgtatccttgtgaaGGAATACAGGTAGTGCATATGCATGCAAGTCAGTAATGTGAtggaaatttaagttttatttatcgTAGAGCATAGTCCTCCCTGCAAAATCATTGACACAGGAGATCGCCCCTCATGGGGAGTATACGTTACTCCCCGGACCCTGGTTAtccctatcccctccccctcccaaaTTTGATGCCAAATCCACCCCTGGAAATAACGACATTTCATTCAACTGTGCAAATGTAGTGCCATTGGCTTCTGGAGATTCAGGACATTCTTCATTTTCCATACCCTATTTCCAATCAATAATTAACCAGAACAGCATCTGTAAAACTTAAGATGCATGTAATGATTGCAAAAGACTTAGATTCAAGGACTTGCAAAAGATATCATCCCAAGTCATGAGAATATTAGGATTTGTCGTATGCTCCTCACCttcattttacaatttattctGAACATATTAAAACCGTATTAACTTCATTAATTTGCTCTTGTTTTGAATACCCCTTTTTTCAAATTCTTGAGATGGTTCTACGAAAATTCATGGGGCATATTTCAGTCAAATTAGGCCATCTTATTTTACTGCGTATAAAGATTTATAATCTGCTCTCAGTATACCTACTCATACAGGAAGGAGTGAGATTAACAACCTAATGTTATAATTTAACATTATATTATCATATGAACTCACCTGAGGTATTGAAGTTAAGAAACATTTATGTTCCTCATGTATGTCAATCATCGAATATACTCCACATTTTTCATCATAGTGCACATTGTGCATTCAATATCCAAATTTCAAGAATGGTATGGTTGGCTAACAGTAATAAGGGTATTGATTTATCTTTTTCAGTaactaaatttcaaaatattgtccTGTCTTCTATGTGATATAttagcaccattgtcctcgtcctttttctattatgtgttcctatcccttaCCTATGATTTATTTGTGTTTTTGCCCTTGATGTGTCATGTGAATTAATGAAGGAGTAAATTTTCATACTTAGTCATAATTTTGATCTTAGAGATTTTTCTCTATTATAGTAAAtcataaatttaagaaataaactcATATATTCATAAAAGCATAGTTAATCATCCACATTAGCTGTTTGTGCCATTGCAACTCTTACACTGTTTATTTTCTAAATGTACTTCTCCAATATTATTTATTCTCcaaaggtatttgaatattttgctattttctaTTGCAAATTTTGTACTAAAATGTATATTGGTAATTCTGAAGCCTATAAATAAAGACTATATAGAAtctgtttgaattttttcaattattaacctCTGCAAAAAACTTTAAGTacatactaataaaatatttccaggtaGTGCTGGGGTTATGTTTGAGTTAGGTTCCTAAGAATTTCAGTAATTCAGATTTGTAAATTACTTGGATTCAGATAAAGAGTACTGGAGAATAAttgaaatagcaatatttttccaaaactcGTTTTTATAATGTATGAATTTAACATTAGAAAAAGTATATTGCTTGAGGTTGTATGCAAGAAATTCCACAGGGTAATAACTGAACTGTTATCTAATGTTGTATACATGGCTTACTTATTAGGGGAGAATTGGTTGGATGTAGGAGGTAGATTTTAGGAATGTTTATTTATCTGCAGATGACACACAGGTCATTACATTTCTAACCATCCAATATTAATGAAGTTTGTTGCTCGAcaattttaattatcctgatttttttatatttggttccCTACAAATAGATAATggcaaaacactatttgaaaaaatttacaggCCATAGTTTTTTTGGCAGCAATTTTTATAAGGACAGCGGAGCAAATTTGGATGAAAAGCCTGGTTTGCATGAAGTTTAAttttgaagctattttaaaagatatctgtataattcaaaaaccagtgtGTTCAGCATGAAATAAACTATGGgaaaccatttttaatttttctatcataaaagacagtcagttgaaatctttccgtaaaacgtctggaaaaatttgtcaatactaactttttaacaccataaatttttatgaagtaaatgAGACttactaataaaatgttatttctgagttgaatacttaaaaagctacttgcagtataagttttagaactgagaatgcactccttttttttctagagcttgtcaagCAATACTAAAAGCCTTTTATAgtatctcataaaaaaattatggctgAGACCCAAcaacatttagagtagtggagcagtgaatttcagtaAAAACGCAACCATTCTTCACACTCATTCAGTGCAAACAAGAgctcgtgcagtgcaagttagcacacAAGGGCTTGATTAATTACATCGCCAATAAGTTTTatctaaaacattaaaattacatttaaaatggtattatttttaatttaggcTTGATTTAcactataataaaaatttatttataaatagaaatattttgcattgtctGCATCGTAACGGCCATCTGTTGTAACCACATTGCACTTGCGGGAGTAAACTGCAGTTGAAAATAAGGCAGTAAAGGTCAGTCCCTCCCTCTATTTCATCTGCTAAAACTTtcgttcatttaaaatttcatgtatgGAAAATTGGTCAATTTGTATGACACATGGGAACACCCAGGGGGGGCGGCAGCCCCCttagaggcaaaaatcgcaagtctttaagcaaaatcagtactgaattgaaacgaaagtattcaacaaattttctttaaaccaacaaaaaatgttatatattagtataagatatgaaactaaaatgaaacttttttcaaggaataatctcataaactgaTAAGGcgatgttataattttcttaaattgttggtttcattcacttttccatgctaaaatgtcacatcTTGGCTTGACccacccctagttatgatcctgggtacgcccttgtatgaCATTGACTTGTGATTCAGATTCCTCTGACAATCATACTAGCACATCTGGAGATTTTAGggtatgataaataaaaacagcttTGCTTCTGATTTTGATCCAGTCCAACAAGGTTGTACTGTATGTTTTGTGTGCCTTAGAGATACTTGTGCCAACAAAAGTCCACCTGTAAATTTGCCCATTACTTTCCCTTTGTTGCCTTTTCATAGTCTAATCAAATGCTTTCCGGAACTAACCTGACATACTACCTTTTTCTTGAAGAATTAACatcatacattttaatattgTCTGAATGTTACAAAAATTTCATCCAGGAGAAATGAAAGATTCCATTAATTGGTAATCTTTTGTTGATCGGCTGTGGAAAAAAGTAAACTGCCAGGGAATTAATGCATCACACACATGTGAAAATGGAAGTTATGTTGGTAATTTTTTGTTTGACTGCTTATATTGAGGTGTGGGGAGttgtttaatgtatttttgggGTCACTTAATCACATTAGGTCCCTAATTCCAACTATTTGTTAGCCTCCTTGGAACCATGTCAACTATGGATACTTAATTTTTCGTACAAATTCATTACTTTGCTGTAAACATTCGTGAAGCCTGTTCTCTCCACGGTCATTGGCTTTTGTTGAACACCATTGAATACATCTTtagttttcttcatttcaatGCCATTCACCTCAAGTCAatcattaagttttttaaactttgacgtttataattattttttgtgattttccgaCATTTTGGTTGTAGTTCATACCATCATGAAAATCAGTCATTTATATTAGTGTGAATGATGTGTCAGTCTTTGAAGGAGTAGAAGTCTAATGAACTGGAGAAGAATTTAGAGCACCTTAGTGGGCCACATTATGAGAGACAATTGTGTGCTGAAAATATTCGTTGGAGGACAATATGTTGGGAAGAACTGCAGAGGAAGGCCACAAATAAGATATATGGAGCTATAGTGGTCAAGGAGGTAGAACAGAAGTAGTGGCATAACTGCAGTGGGAGGGTTTAGATCCTCCTcctaagcctcagagaaaaaaaatgtttaaaacgaTGGCCTAGTTTTGACATAGAGCAACTggatctgcttaaagttgaatatcatttaataatataatggCAGTGAGACTATAGTGACTGCATACCGACCAGTGATTAACCCATGGATCCCCTGTTGCCATGGGAGTCGTCCCACGCTCCTCCAATCCACCCAAATCAGAAGAATTATGTTAGCGTAATAATATTAGCTGTCAGGAGAATTGATGGGAGGGCTGTGTTAAACCTATCTTTAGGTAACTATGAATCGATTATTAAAGAAAAACTATAAGAACTGTAAATGATATCAAATGGCCCAGATTTTTTTCCTGTCTGAAAGATTTCAAAATTTGTGATAGTGTAGGAGTACTGTCACagttactgaatatattttttagtaCAAAGAAAAATCGAAAGAATACTTCAATTGGTACTTCATCTTATTTCAGCTCCATATAGTgagtggagaaaaatatttaaccgCTAATTAAGTGAAGTATGGCCTCCTTTGTAACGGGTTGCAGTTTCTTTTCAGACAGTGGATTTAGTTTTACAGTCTCCTATATATGCACACATCTTTATATTTCGCGCGTTCTTCACCGCCATTACCCTTCAATTCGCATTTTCCGCAGCATTTGTTTTATTGTTTCTACGCCATCTGCAATGTTCTGAAATTGCTGTAGTACAGGCCGCCATAATCAAACAACTGTGATAAAACGCTTCATGTTATGTTAGTTTTCCGTATTTCTACTTCTAAATTTCTCTAAGTACGTAAAATGAGCACCAAATTAGATGCCAACCGCCGTGTACTCGCTATAAAAGCGAAGAAGAAGCGCCACAGGGGATCAAAGCGAATAGGAAAGAACGAAGAACATAGACCAGCCACATCTAGACCTTCAAACTCGAACAGGTTGGAACCACGCCATTCATCATCTTATGAATCTGTTTCTGATGGAGAGGATTCCGAAGATTATAGTTCTGACGAAGAGGAGCAGGAAGACCCTAAAGATTATTGTAAGGGTGGATATCATCCGGTGAAAATAGGAGACTTGTTTCTTAATAGATATCATGTCCAACGGAAGTTGGGTTGGGGACATTTTTCTACAGTATGGCTTTGTTGGGACCTCGTGGATAAAAGATATGTAGCCCTTAAAGTTGTCAAAAGTGAATCTCATTTCACCGAAACTGCATTGGATGAAATCAAGTTACTTAAGCGTGTTAACGAAAGCGATGTTAACGATCCTAAAAGACACAAGACTGTGCAGTTACTTAACGACTTCAAGCTCAGTGGAGTCAATGGCACCCATGTGTGTATGGTTTTTGAAGTATTGGGTGAGAATTTGTTGAAGTTAATAATAAGGAGCAATTATCGTGGTATTCCCATTGAAAACGTTAAGTCCATCATTCGACAGGTGTTAGAAGGTTTAGATTATCTTCATTTCAAATGCAGGATTATTCATACTGATATTAAACCGGAGAATGTGCTTTTGTGTGTTGATGACAGCTATATTCGTAAGTTGGCTTTTGAAGCCACGGAACTGCACAGTACCGGGAACAAATTGCCAACCTCCTTAGTTAGTACTGCTCCTAAGGAAATAAGAGATCAAGGCTCAGGCGGTAAGATGTCCCGAAACAAGAAGAAGAAGCTGAAAAAGAAAGCCAAGAGGCAGAGTGAACTGCTGAAAAAGCAAATGCAGCAAATCGAAGAAGCTGAGGAGCACATCCAAGGTGATGAAAATCCTGAAGGCGGTGATCATATCCCAATGATAGATGACACAACGGAGTCGACAAACGTTGAACCTGAAGATAATAAGAAAGATGACGAAAAAGCTGGTTCCGAGACTGAACCGGAATCCTTGCAGAATGGATGTGTCAAGACCTCTCTTCCCTGTGGTGGAGATGCTCAAAGTCCCAATGACTCCACTACGGATCCCGCTCCTTCTTGCCAAAATGGTAACACTGTTGATGAGGAAAAGAGTTGCCCGTCACCTGATAAAACGGAGAAGGTCGGTGATAGTGCAGAGCAGGGTGACAGCCTTCCCACCACCAACAAATCTCGTCCGGACCCGGCATTTGAGGTCTGCAAAATAGATGTTAAAATTGCTGACTTAGGGAATGCTTGCTATGTTGATCATCATTTTACGGAGGATATTCAAACAAGGCAGTATCGTGCGTTAGAAGTAATCTTAGGTTCCTCTTACGGCACAGCAGCAGACATTTGGAGCACTGCATGTATGGCGTTCGAGTTGGCTACGGGTGATTATTTATTCGAACCTCGTGCCGGGGATGGGTATTCTCGTGACGATGATCATATTGCTCACATTATTGAACTTCTAGGTGATATTCCTCGTAGGATTGCGCTGTCAGGTAAGAATTCCCTTAGGTTTTTCAACAAGAAATGTGAACTTAGGTATATCGGTTTCCTTAAGTCTTGGGGATTAGTTGATGTTCTTAAGGAAAAGTATAAATGGAGTACCAAGGACGCTCGAGAATTTGCGTCATTCCTGAAGCCTATGCTTGATTACGATCCTGTACGCAGGGCTACGGCTGCTGAATGCCTCAAGCATCCGTGGCTCAAGCAATAGAGACAGTCATAAGAAtccatcctaatttttatttattcagccCATTTAGTTACAAGAAACATTTTCCCTGTACTTTAATCATTTTACTTAGGTATTTATTGCCATCATTTGATATAAGCAGCCAGAAGTTAGTGAAATTCAGTTTTTATACAGTTTTCAACGATGAAATTATTACACCATACGTAGTGCGTAAAAAAATTTCAGGCTATTACTGTTCAGAATTGCACACCAAAGTAAATCCCTCAACCTGCAGTTggtttttgggtaattttttaaatgaccggTTAATTTTTTAGTGTGTGAGTGCAAAATCGTGGATGCTTCTGGGTAATTATGAATCGTATTGTGATAATAGCTCAGATGTACCTAAGAAAGCTTTAACAAAAATGATATATTATCCCTAGAGCATGTTGCAGCTGTTGTTAACATTTATAGTGTGGAATCGGGCTAAGTAACTTCGGTATAATTGGAAGAAG
Encoded proteins:
- the LOC124163470 gene encoding SRSF protein kinase 3; protein product: MSTKLDANRRVLAIKAKKKRHRGSKRIGKNEEHRPATSRPSNSNRLEPRHSSSYESVSDGEDSEDYSSDEEEQEDPKDYCKGGYHPVKIGDLFLNRYHVQRKLGWGHFSTVWLCWDLVDKRYVALKVVKSESHFTETALDEIKLLKRVNESDVNDPKRHKTVQLLNDFKLSGVNGTHVCMVFEVLGENLLKLIIRSNYRGIPIENVKSIIRQVLEGLDYLHFKCRIIHTDIKPENVLLCVDDSYIRKLAFEATELHSTGNKLPTSLVSTAPKEIRDQGSGGKMSRNKKKKLKKKAKRQSELLKKQMQQIEEAEEHIQGDENPEGGDHIPMIDDTTESTNVEPEDNKKDDEKAGSETEPESLQNGCVKTSLPCGGDAQSPNDSTTDPAPSCQNGNTVDEEKSCPSPDKTEKVGDSAEQGDSLPTTNKSRPDPAFEVCKIDVKIADLGNACYVDHHFTEDIQTRQYRALEVILGSSYGTAADIWSTACMAFELATGDYLFEPRAGDGYSRDDDHIAHIIELLGDIPRRIALSGKNSLRFFNKKCELRYIGFLKSWGLVDVLKEKYKWSTKDAREFASFLKPMLDYDPVRRATAAECLKHPWLKQ